From the genome of Glycine soja cultivar W05 chromosome 14, ASM419377v2, whole genome shotgun sequence:
ttttatgagaattgATATCAGCATCTTATTAATAAATCCATTATCAAAGTCCAACTATAATATGGAATACTTAATACATATATGAGATGTCTATATATACCAAACTTCATAACACCAACGAAGTACTATTGTTTTTCCTTCACTGAATTGAAagtatcaaaaaaaaaaaagaaccaaaggGAACTGTTCTCTTTCAAATCACCTACAAAAAACAAAACGTCTCAAAAGGGACGTCAACACACCTCAAATTAACAAAAAGAggtgtgaaaaaaattaaaaagaatgaaCAAGTGAAATGAGAACAGAAACAAGTATATTGACCTTACAACACAGTATATTCAAGCATTTTAGTATCCATACTCGTAATCTAGTAAAAGGGTAGTGGGGTCTTCTGAAAGGAGAAAAGAATCAGCAGAATCCACACCAAAGGCTGCTGATTCAGTCCTTGAAGAAGGTACTAGTACTGAGTCACAGCAACCAGTGCACACAAACAGTGGTGGCACTGTCTCAGAATCATCAATGCCATAGCACCGAGTGTGCTGCCACACTTCACAAATGTCACAAGCCACCATTCTCTCCCCATCATCATCTTGAGCTCCACACTCACACCTCACCTTCCAGTTATCAGCAGACTCAGATTCACCCTGATACTTCAAAGGGGTCAATAAATCAATAGCAATTCCCCTCACACAAAGTTCCACACCAGATTGGATTAGTCCAAACAACACTTCCTCATCACTCACATCCATGAGTTCCTTAATGTCTGTCACTATAAGCCTCTCTGCAATGCAGTAAGTGTCCCTCAGAGCAGCCTCAGCAGCTCTCTTCAAGTCCCCAACTGTTGCATGCAGTGGAACCACCACAACTTCACCACATGCTAGACCCTTCAGCTCATGTTTTTTGTCCACAAAATTTGGTTGCAAGCGGCAAATGAATGTCAATACCTGCTCCTTCATTTCATCCCTCACTGGCCACTCCTTCACAAAGTATCTGCTGTCTAGAATTGTCTGAACTGCTGTGTCAACAGCTTCCGAATCAGGGTAACCCAATAGCACATTCTTGTACAAAAACAATGCATCACTGTACACATCATTACCAAGCATCCAAGATGACTCTACTGCTTGTTGATCTGCATGAGCCATCACCTCAGGCTTGTTCTCTTCAGGGGCTTTGGACCCCTTGCCAAGATCATGAATAGTGTACTCTAGGATTCTAGTTGATGGATTCACCATGCGACGAACAACGTAGTTTCCAATAATCACATTGTTGAGTGACTTAAGCACATAGTCAAGTAAGCCTGTGTCCCCAATGTGTAGTCTAGCTGCATCTCTCACATCTTGCCTTGTCATCCCACCTGAGCCTAGTTTCACAGTCTTGTTCTCTTTCAGTGCATCCACAATCACTTGAGCTGCAAACTCTAGTCTCCTTGTGGGCCATCTGCTATCCATGTTAGTCACTGCACTACTGAACTTCTTGTACCTCACAGATTTTTCCTTCATGGAATTTGATCTGTTTGGAAGTGTGTGTTTGGTTGAATTTCTTGAGGTTAACGCTGAAGAAGTAGAATCAGAAGCAGCAGAATAAGTGTCTGTTATCTTAGGCACAGGAGCACGAGAAGACTTGACAGTAAGCATAAACCTTAGAAGATCCCTGAGTGAGATAATATGAGTCTCACTCATATCTCTATAGCACCGAATAATTTGCTGGATTTCTGTCTTGTACTTTGTCTCGCTCAAATCTTTTACAATCATGTCAAGCCCCAAGGAACCAAGCATTGTCATTGCTTCATTGTATTCTCGCTCTCTCACTCCAGAGCTTCCACGGCAAAACCTATAACCCCACCTACCAAACCAGGAGTGTCCATAAGCAACTCCATGAAGTAAGCGAAGATCCATAGACCTCTTACAAGAAACATCTTCCACAGCAATTTTCCTGCCATACATAGCCAGTATCCAAATAAATATTGATCCTTGAATGTTTAAGAAATTAATGTAACACAACTTGAATGAAGATGAATGTTGAGTACTTGAGTTGTTCATTACCTCGCTCGGAGGTTTGTGCATATCCTATCCCAAAGATCGATGATCTCTCTGCCACTAAGAATCTTGGAGCCTCCTTCAATGCCATTGACACAAAGCAAATGCCCATACCCATTGCAATGAATCACTCCATGCAACAGATGCTTCTGATTGTCTATTGAATCTTCATCTAAGGGTTTATGCCACCCATTGTCCATGGGGATTATAAAATGATACCTTCTCTTTGGTACAAAATGTCCACTCCAACCTATCAATTATTGACCATAAAAAGCCAAATATTAATATCGGCATCAATAGTAACCCATtatccaaaaattcaaaatcatcaaacatTCTACCAacccttttttataaaaaatcaatatttttggaaaactagtcataaaaaaatgtttctgttttcatttctaATCACAGAATTCAAATATTCACtgtttctattttcaaaagtCTGTATCAAGCAATCATCTGATCAAATGAGAAGAGTTGTTCCTGTACAAACAAAGCCACATATTAGTATCAGTATCGATAATAACCCTATACCTATTCAGTTTCTAAAACCCAAGCAGAATCAGAAGTGATCAAAATCATCAAACTTCGTACCAAACGTTTTCAGAGTAAATCAACATTTTGGAAAACTTGTCAGAAGAAAAtgcttctgttttcatttttaatcacaaaatgtcacattgtttctattttcaaaagtCTCTATAGTCTATACCAAACAATAATCAGAAATCAATGAAAAGTGTTTTTCCTTTCCAAACTCTTAAAaaccataaattaaataaaaaaaagtatccgTTTTGTAACTCAAAATGataaccaaaaattaaaataaacattttctcAAACAACCCAAACCACTAAGCGACCCTTCTCAACAAACATCAGCTAAGTCTACCCTacgatagaaaaaaaaatcctaaattgGAAACAGCCCACATCACCATCCATGTAAAAATCACGATCCACATTGGCACCCGAAACAGATATAACTCAATCACGACGAAAACAAACCACAAaacacgtaaaaaaaaaaaaaaccttttcagaAACACGCAACAAAATGCAATCACACGCAtttcaaaaatcaaactaaaaaccCAAACTTGAGCAAACCCCATTTCAAGAATCAGCAACCAAACCAAACCGAACCCAACAAGGCGAAATCGGAAACGAACCTACGCAGCGGCAGTGATCGCAGAAGGGGTGGGAAGAGTGGTCGACGTGTTCTTCGATGGTGTAAAGAGGAGCCATAGCGTTTGAGTTGTCGTGGATGAGAAGGATGCACCATAAGGGGTTCCCGGAGACAGTGTAACCTTCGAGTTCGCCAGCATTTTGAAGGAAAACGCGAACGTTATCGCGAAAGGGACCCGAAGGTGCAATTGGAACAACACCAGGGTCGCCGAACGAGTTGAACCTGAAAAACTTCGGCAACCGTTTACGCTTCTTGCAGGCTTCGATCAGAGCGAAAGACATTGCTGCTGATTATGATGATGGGAAAATGGTTTCGGCTTCGATTATGATCTCTCTCGCATCGTGTTTTCATGCGAAGAGGAA
Proteins encoded in this window:
- the LOC114383424 gene encoding PHD finger protein MALE MEIOCYTE DEATH 1-like yields the protein MSFALIEACKKRKRLPKFFRFNSFGDPGVVPIAPSGPFRDNVRVFLQNAGELEGYTVSGNPLWCILLIHDNSNAMAPLYTIEEHVDHSSHPFCDHCRCVGWSGHFVPKRRYHFIIPMDNGWHKPLDEDSIDNQKHLLHGVIHCNGYGHLLCVNGIEGGSKILSGREIIDLWDRICTNLRARKIAVEDVSCKRSMDLRLLHGVAYGHSWFGRWGYRFCRGSSGVREREYNEAMTMLGSLGLDMIVKDLSETKYKTEIQQIIRCYRDMSETHIISLRDLLRFMLTVKSSRAPVPKITDTYSAASDSTSSALTSRNSTKHTLPNRSNSMKEKSVRYKKFSSAVTNMDSRWPTRRLEFAAQVIVDALKENKTVKLGSGGMTRQDVRDAARLHIGDTGLLDYVLKSLNNVIIGNYVVRRMVNPSTRILEYTIHDLGKGSKAPEENKPEVMAHADQQAVESSWMLGNDVYSDALFLYKNVLLGYPDSEAVDTAVQTILDSRYFVKEWPVRDEMKEQVLTFICRLQPNFVDKKHELKGLACGEVVVVPLHATVGDLKRAAEAALRDTYCIAERLIVTDIKELMDVSDEEVLFGLIQSGVELCVRGIAIDLLTPLKYQGESESADNWKVRCECGAQDDDGERMVACDICEVWQHTRCYGIDDSETVPPLFVCTGCCDSVLVPSSRTESAAFGVDSADSFLLSEDPTTLLLDYEYGY